In Phyllostomus discolor isolate MPI-MPIP mPhyDis1 chromosome 2, mPhyDis1.pri.v3, whole genome shotgun sequence, the following are encoded in one genomic region:
- the DTX3 gene encoding probable E3 ubiquitin-protein ligase DTX3 isoform X1 produces MPFLSSSGSKMAACGGTCKTKVTVSKPVWDFLSKETPARLARLREEHRVSILIDGETSDIYVLQLSPQGPPPAPPNGLYLARKALKGLLKEAEKELKKAQRQGELMGCLALGGGGEHPELHRPGPPPLRAAPLLPPGARGLPPPPPPLPPPLPPRLREEAEEQESTCPICLGEIQNAKTLEKCRHSFCEGCITRALQVKKACPMCGRFYGQLVGNQPQNGRMLVSKDSTLLLPSYEKYGTIVIQYVFPPGVQGAEHPNPGVRYPGTTRVAYLPDCPEGNKVLTLFRKAFDQRLTFTIGTSMTTGRPNVITWNDIHHKTSCTGGPQLFGYPDPTYLTRVQEELRAKGITDD; encoded by the exons ATGCCATTTCTAAGCTCTTCAGGATCAAA AATGGCAGCCTGTGGAGGCACCTGCAAGACCAAAGTGACTGTCTCCAAGCCTGTGTGGGACTTCCTGAGCAAGGAGACCCCAGCCCGGCTGGCCCGGCTTCGGGAGGAGCACCGTGTGTCCATCCTCATAGATGGCGAAACTTCTGACATCTATGTTCTCCAGCTTTCCCCACAgggccctcccccggcccctcccaaTGGGCTCTACCTGGCCCGGAAGGCTCTTAAGGGGCTGCTAAAAGAGGCGGAGAAAGAGCTGAAGAAAGCTCAGAGGCAGGGGGAGCTTATGGGCTGCCtggctttggggggtgggggggaacaccCTGAGCTGCACCGCCCAGGCCCACCCCCTCTCAGAGcagccccactcctgcccccaggggcacggggtcttcccccacctcctcctcccctgccccctcctctccctccccgccttcgggaggaggcagaagagcaAGAGAGTACCTGCCCCATCTGTCTGGGGGAGATCCAGAATGCCAAGACGTTGGAGAAGTGCCGGCACTCTTTCTGTGAAGGCTGCATCACCCGGGCCCTGCAGGTGAAAAAGGCCTGCCCCATGTGTGGCCGCTTctatgggcagctggtgggcAACCAGCCCCAGAATGGGCGGATGCTGGTCTCTAAGGACTCCACACTCCTACTGCCCAGCTATGAGAAATACGGCACCATCGTCATCCAGTATGTCTTCCCGCCCGGTGTCCAGGGG gctgaACACCCAAACCCAGGAGTTCGGTACCCTGGCACCACACGGGTGGCCTACCTCCCAGACTGCCCCGAGGGCAACAAGGTGCTGACCCTGTTCCGAAAGGCGTTTGACCAGCGTCTCACCTTCACTATTGGCACGTCCATGACCACAGGGAGACCGAATGTCATCACCTGGAACGACATCCACCACAAGACCAGCTGCACAGGGGGACCCCAGCT GTTTGGGTACCCGGACCCCACCTACCTGACCCGGGTGCAAGAGGAGCTGAGAGCCAAGGGTATCACAGACGATTGA
- the DTX3 gene encoding probable E3 ubiquitin-protein ligase DTX3 isoform X2: protein MSFVLSRMAACGGTCKTKVTVSKPVWDFLSKETPARLARLREEHRVSILIDGETSDIYVLQLSPQGPPPAPPNGLYLARKALKGLLKEAEKELKKAQRQGELMGCLALGGGGEHPELHRPGPPPLRAAPLLPPGARGLPPPPPPLPPPLPPRLREEAEEQESTCPICLGEIQNAKTLEKCRHSFCEGCITRALQVKKACPMCGRFYGQLVGNQPQNGRMLVSKDSTLLLPSYEKYGTIVIQYVFPPGVQGAEHPNPGVRYPGTTRVAYLPDCPEGNKVLTLFRKAFDQRLTFTIGTSMTTGRPNVITWNDIHHKTSCTGGPQLFGYPDPTYLTRVQEELRAKGITDD, encoded by the exons A TGTCGTTCGTCCTGTCCAGAATGGCAGCCTGTGGAGGCACCTGCAAGACCAAAGTGACTGTCTCCAAGCCTGTGTGGGACTTCCTGAGCAAGGAGACCCCAGCCCGGCTGGCCCGGCTTCGGGAGGAGCACCGTGTGTCCATCCTCATAGATGGCGAAACTTCTGACATCTATGTTCTCCAGCTTTCCCCACAgggccctcccccggcccctcccaaTGGGCTCTACCTGGCCCGGAAGGCTCTTAAGGGGCTGCTAAAAGAGGCGGAGAAAGAGCTGAAGAAAGCTCAGAGGCAGGGGGAGCTTATGGGCTGCCtggctttggggggtgggggggaacaccCTGAGCTGCACCGCCCAGGCCCACCCCCTCTCAGAGcagccccactcctgcccccaggggcacggggtcttcccccacctcctcctcccctgccccctcctctccctccccgccttcgggaggaggcagaagagcaAGAGAGTACCTGCCCCATCTGTCTGGGGGAGATCCAGAATGCCAAGACGTTGGAGAAGTGCCGGCACTCTTTCTGTGAAGGCTGCATCACCCGGGCCCTGCAGGTGAAAAAGGCCTGCCCCATGTGTGGCCGCTTctatgggcagctggtgggcAACCAGCCCCAGAATGGGCGGATGCTGGTCTCTAAGGACTCCACACTCCTACTGCCCAGCTATGAGAAATACGGCACCATCGTCATCCAGTATGTCTTCCCGCCCGGTGTCCAGGGG gctgaACACCCAAACCCAGGAGTTCGGTACCCTGGCACCACACGGGTGGCCTACCTCCCAGACTGCCCCGAGGGCAACAAGGTGCTGACCCTGTTCCGAAAGGCGTTTGACCAGCGTCTCACCTTCACTATTGGCACGTCCATGACCACAGGGAGACCGAATGTCATCACCTGGAACGACATCCACCACAAGACCAGCTGCACAGGGGGACCCCAGCT GTTTGGGTACCCGGACCCCACCTACCTGACCCGGGTGCAAGAGGAGCTGAGAGCCAAGGGTATCACAGACGATTGA